The DNA window gaggagcagagaagCACCTGAGGGAAGGTTAGAAGCGAGCGGATGGAGACACCTGAGAGGGTCAGCTGATGAGACACCTGAGAGGGTCAGCTGATGGAGACACCTGAGAGGGTCAGCGGATGAGACACCTGAGAGGGTCAGCGGATGGAGACACCTGAGAGGGTCAGCTGATGGAGACACCTGAGAGGGTCAGCTGATGAGACACCTGAGAGGGTCAGCGGATGAGACACCTGAGAGGGTCAGCTGATGACACACCCGAGAGGGTCAGCTGATGAGACACCTGAGAGGGTCAGCTGATGAGACCTAGAGCTgaagctcctcccactctgCACACGCAAACCACACGtatgttgttgctgtgctgGTGTCATATGGGAGGAAGTGGTGACGCGTCCTCAtcctgctctgttgttgtcagAATCGACACGAGTCCAAAGTCAGAGCGCGTAACCacgagctgcagctccacgtcACGCCAGCGCCACGTTCGAGTGACGCTGAGTCATTCTGATGCAAAACCGCCCGACTGTTGATGCTCAGAAACAAACGCTCCAGATTCAAGCTGATTCCAAGTCGGGCGGCGCCGACACCGACGATGACTCAGAACCCTCCGTGTGGAGAAGCTCTGATGTCAGTCACAGCCCCAAAAGTGCTGACGTGCATTTTCTCTGCTCGTGCACCAGAGgtgtgaagctgcaggaagcagcGAGCGCTGACGGTGGCGAGGAGCGGCCTCACGGCCTAATTCGCTCAATCAATGCGACCACAGgcgtgtgttgtgtggtttGATGACGCGACTGTGAGGACCCACCGCCCTTCCTGGTGACGCCCGAGACAGCTGGTGTCGGCGGACCGGTGGACCGGGGCGgctccttcctgcttcctctcagaCTGGTTCCTCTTTGGGAGTTCCTACTGTAGAAGAAAAGTGAGTCAAAGCCAGATGTGGACCAGGATGCTGCCGAGGCCTCACGACGACCTTTAGGGAAGCTGCcgtgacctctgtgacctctgtgcGCCTCGTTCTGCTGGCAGGTCTGAATGTGAGGAGGTAAAATGATGCCGACCCAATGAAGGGACCCCTTTTCTACCTGCGCTCCATCCTTCTGTAACCATGGTGATTTGAAGCCTCTGGACTGTTTAGATGACGTTTTCCAAGGGTGGAATCTTTAAAAGCTTCTCTGAATGTAAATTTGGGCTCCGTTCTGGGATAAAAAGGTTGaataaatggataaaaatgAATCCAGCTGAAATAGCGTGTGGCCAGAGGCGGTTGGGAGGcatgtcctcctcttcttctctaaTTCTGTGTAACGTCCTCCAGCGGAGACGTCGGCGCCGCCGTGGTTGGAACGGACCGTCGTGAGGAAGGTGACAACAGGGTCAGTCCACATTAAAACAATCAAGCAAAAcgctggtgacctttgacctcattttTTGACCTCAAGCTTTTGTACCAAGTTTTCTTACGACTCAGCATTTTAAGATTGGGTAGTTATTACACTGTAATTACAGTTAATGCGACTTGAACATGTTAAGTCACGGAAGCAGGAAATCACATTCagatcaaaataaaagctttaaagtCACTCCGAGTGGATCTTTGATCATTTAAAGAGAATCTTTGATCATTTAATGAGAATCTTTGAGCGTCCGTAGCTACTCATGTAGCTTTGTTACACCTTaatgaaggggggggagggtttGGTGGAAGTGAAGGTTCTCTTAGCAACTACATTCTGTGAATGAGTAACTCCTCCACGTGGAGCAGACGTTTGTCCTCCGGAGCCTCTTCAGTTGCCCCAGACAGCTCATCAACCACCTGAGTCTGCTGATCCTTCACAAAGCCACTAAATCCTCAAGATCCCTGCCTGACCCCCTGGGCAGAGATCAGCCCGCTGGCCCACATCGACGTCTGAGCTCACTTagacttcatctgctctcagGAACCTTCGGTTTTCCAGATCATCTGAGGTTAACACACATTttagcttctgcagcagcaacttTTACACTCAAGCATCAACTTCCTGTTCAAGCAGAGGCTTATCTACATGCCATTACATATGTACTACCGTTTAAAATTGAGCGCTTCAAAGATCACGTGACGCATCTATGAAAACGCTCGGTAGCTCCACCtgctggcagagagcagcactGCGCATGTGCAGAGAAActtgaagttaaaaaaaaattaaataaaagcatcGATTTAGAATGATTTATTTACATCGCCTTCACTCTCCATCCATAAGAACGTCACAGAAAGGCCTAACAGTTAAAAAGGTTAAAGACACAACCAgtacaaaaagaacaaaaaccacAATGAGAGGTTTAAAGGGAGTAAATCTGTAATGGTTTGGACTTGATCCCTCCAGCAGTTTCAGATTTaccttaaatgtgtgtttcacAGCTGTAGTGGCGGTTAGACTGTCACTTCGTTGCATAGAACACCGGCCCAGGAAGCTCCTGTCGCCTCGGCTCAGCTTCCAGTCGCTGCAGTTTAAGGACGCGAAGAGCAGGTGCAGCAACGTTGACAGGTAAATCCGGGCTCAGGTGCGTCTCTCCAGCGGCTCCCATTACCAACAATCCTTATTCCAAAAACACAAGTTATTGTGCCTTTTTCAAGGTTTCCAAGTCTGTTGGCAGGTTCTGAAGTGACAGCAGGATCAGTCCTGACAGGGTTTGAGGACACGATTTCCTTCAGATGGAACTTCCTGCGGCTTttaaagctgcttcctgtcgtCTCCGCAGCCGAGAAAAGAACTTTGAGAAAATCCGTTCAAACGTAGCGCTTCACATTGACTTCAGTGAATATCAGCCTGTCGGGACCTTTGAGGCTTTTCTGTTACAGATGTTCAGACTGCTGAGATAAATAAACTGCACCTCTCACTCAAAGCAGAATTCTAAGTATTGTAAAactaattaaaataaaccttttgatCTTATAAAAAAAGGACACCTTACATAAAAGAGCTGTACAAATTTGTGCATGTTGACAGGTGAAGACGTGGCGTCCAGGTGTCTTCAGAACAGGTATTTCCGACAGGAGTCCGAGCCACATCGACATTCCACCCGAATCCTCTTTTTCGGAGAACTCGTGAGACCCGCGAGACCAAAACTGGAGTCCATTTTGGTGCTTTCAGTGTCAACTGGGTCAACTGGAAACACAGAGATTTGGTCTGAGACGGGTCCAAATAGAAAGATGAAAGGACAACAATTCAAACATTCTCTCATCAACGTGCACCCAAACATCTAAAATGTTGACGTGGGGATTCGGAGCTCTGGAGCTCCGTCCTGTTCCTCCGGAGCTCCATCCTGTTCCTCCGGAGCTCCGTCCTGTTCCTCCGGAGCTCCGTCCTGTTCCTCCGGAGCTCCGTCCTGTTCCTCCGGAGCTCcgtcctgttcctccagctccagctgtgccAAACAGCCTCCACCCAGTCCGACAGAGAGCCTCTGCAGAGGAGATGCCAGAACATCTGCTCCCGGAGTCGCGTCTGCAACTGTTGCCAAAGGAGCTTTAATCAAGTACGGAGGAAAGACGGGACGGCGGATGTCAGGGCGGGTTGGATGGAGAGGGCCGCTGGTGGTTAGTGCCAAACATCTCCGCTCGCGTCCACAAAGGTCATTTCAGGGGCACCTTAGTGAGGCagctaccgtaatttccggactataagccgctacttttatcctccactttaaacactgcggcttattcatGGTTTTTTTCgcggcgcactatcacaactattgtgaatcagtcatttttactgaccCTCATCAACAGggaaatactagaagaaaagcttatgatgcggcttttaagttaaaagcgatcactcgtGCGtgatcttggcattacggtaatcaatggggaggaggtggagacgcccgcatGAAgacctgatccaaagcaaaaagaggacaaaagcttttaaacatcgcaggaggacagagcttgagaaggttctggaagactgggtcagcgagcctgagaaggttctggaagactgggtcaatgagcctgagaaggttctggaagactgggtcaatgagcctgagaaggttctggaggactgggtCAATGagcctgagaaggttctggaagactgggtcaatgagcctgagaaggttctggaggactgggtCAGCGagcctgagaaggttctggaggactgggtCAATGagcctgagaaggttctggaggactgggtCAATGagcctgagaaggttctggaggactgggtCAATGagcctgagaaggttctggaagactgggtcagcgagcttgagaaggttctggaagactgggtcaatgAGCCTGAGAAgattctggaagactgggtcaatgagcctgagaaggttctggaggactgggtCAATGAGCCTGAGAAgattctggaagactgggtcagcgagcctgagaaggttctggaagactgggtcaatgagcctgagaaggttctggaggactgggtCAATGagcctgagaaggttctggaggactgggtCAATGAGCCTGAGAAgattctggaagactgggtcaatgagcctgagaaggttctggaagactgggtcagcgagcctgagaaggttctggaagactgggtcaatgagccagagaaggttctggaagactgggtcaatgagcctgagaaggttctggaggactgggtcagcacacagagagcaggcggccgcggtgccACCgccatgaagatgaagatgaagattttagaggtgaaCATCGGGGagtttagattgttcattgttggaGTATAAAAGCATAAACAAGGTAATTAGTGTGTAGCTGatcaaacgtatatttcaaggcaGCTGCACTACAGAcacgttagaaaaaaaagcatttaccggtagaatatatttatgttacAAAGCggattaaatgaaaagaaaagttcaaaaatcctgacgtgataaaatttggatttaaggtctctgtataaacacacAAGTGAAGAGAGTGGCTGTTGCTTCTGACCTGTCTGTcgctcgtcagtgactcgtctcttacggtaataaaaacatccacCGTACTGAATGTTTCCATctcatttttcatattactacgtgggaccTGTGGCTtataatccggtgcggcttggataggtacaaaattgattttctctcTAAATTTAGATTGTGCGGCtcttaatcaggtgcgctctgtagtccagaaattacggtacttaCTCTGCATCTTGTAATCGAAGGTCAGCTCCTCTCCTGCACGAATACTGCGCGTGGAAAACAAGGCGATTCTGGGGAGCCGCTCGTCGATGTTGTCAACGAACACATTAAATACCTGCAGGTTGGGATTACACTGCAAAAAGATGAGACTTAACACCCAGGAAGGCACCGACTGTTCGCCTGCTGCCAGTCGCTCACTAGTCCTCTCACTAATCACGaccaaaggaaaacacacacacacacactttactgatgaagtgggcggagctttcTAACTGTTCGCTGCCTCACAGGAACGGGGGACGGTCGACACTCACACTGTGGTTGACGAAGTGGGAGACGTTGCCTTGGTGAGCTGCATCCACCGTGTACACGTCTTCTACGTAGTCCAGGTCAAACAGGTAGGTGGAGCCTTGGCGGTCGTACACGtggcctctcctctctgcttcatCCGTGGAGATGATCTGGAAGGCAACACCGATCGTTTACGACCACGCGTGCGTGTTCCCGTCTTACACCGGCTTCAGCCCCAGAATGATGCTAAATCTGTGGGCAGGTGTGTCACGAGGACTTAATTAAGCGTCTGCGTCTGCTCCGATAACGGGACCGTAGTTAGACGTGGGGCTGTCAGCCACTTGTATGACTTTAAGATGTTTCCCCACAAACCAGGGCAGGTGTGAAccgggtcatgtgacaggtGGCGGCGTACCTCTCCCACATACTCCATGACAAACGTGTTCTTCTTGATGTGCTGCAGAGTGCGGACCCCCCAGCCTCGACCGTTGTCAGTCTTAAAGATACACAGGTCGAACTGGATTCCCTTTTGGACCACCCTGTTTGGACACTCGGGGCCACATTTGCATTGCGAGTTGCACTCATATATGGGCTTCCCGGGCCGGATCCGGACCTGGCCCCGGTCGTTGTAAGCCATGCGGTGGAGGGAGGCTCCGGGGCAGCAGCCGTTGACGGGCTCCTCCCAGCAGCTGCTACACTCGCAGCCCACCGCCATCTCGTCCAGCACGATGCCCGGACCCACTCGGTAGTTGTTGATGTACGTGAAGTTCTTTGGCGGGCCCTCCAGGTCCACCTCATTCCGGACGAAAATGCGGCCCGGATGGTTGCGAGTCTGATTCAAGTGAGCTTCCCAGCGCTGAAGACTCAGGTGGAGTTTGGCTTTCTGGGTCAAGAAGGACACCGTCTCCTTATCCAGTTTTTTGGGAACGCTGTGTCTCTTGTTGCGCCTTAACATCTGATCCAGGTCCAGATGGAACTGCTTCATTAGTTTTGGGCATTTTAAGTTTTTCTTGGGTTCCCAGGAGTTTTCAGACTCGGGATATCCCTTCCACTTCACCATATATAACTCTGTGTCCTTAGAAAACAGTAAAAAGAAGTTAGTGACAGAGATTTTTCCCATTCTTTGTGTCACAATTGTTCTCAGCAACATTCTAAGAAGTTGTAATTGCACCTAAAAGCATCATAAATAAACTATTTTGTCACTCAAACAACACCACTTCTGTGCTCCTCATAATCCCCGCCTCATTTCAGAGTTTCTTCCTCATTTTGAGGAACGCTGCACCCTTTAAAAACACGTTTCACTTTTGTGATAATGAGACATAAAACTGTATATTCCTGTGAATGTTTGAAGGCGCGAAGCCTCGGTGAGGCAGAGATAAACCAACTAATCACGTGTCTCACCAGCAACTCCTTTTACCCCCCACGGATGTGATATTATTCCCCAGATTTGGAATTATAATCGAGAGGCATAAACTGCTGTAACTCCTCGCTCTGATGGTCAGCTTAGCTGCAGTCTGTGATTCCCGTCCTTTTAGAACAGCAGGAATGCAGAATGAATCTAAACTGCGATTCTGTAGTCGTTCCAGGGATTCTCCTGTTTTCCAGACATCTGAGGTTCTCAGTGCTGATTCTGAGCACGACTCTGCTCCCTGGTTAAAGGACATAAAGCCACGCAGTAATACAACCAGGTAACtacgtcagagaggacaccgGCACCATTCGGGAGATTGTGGatcaaaaggagaaaatgctAAGTTCCTTAATTCTCAATAAATGAAGCCTGTAAAGGAAGAAAGGTGGAGAAAGCAGCAGCGTGTTGGACTGCTGGTGTCCTACTTTGGTCTTCTTGTAGTCACAAAGGAATTCCACCTCATAGTGGTTGATGTTGGCTCTGCTGACGCCGAGGTCCCGACAGTGGAGCCTCTCCCTGCGGCAcaggtcctccagctgctccgggGGCATCTTGCAGGGGACGCTgcacccagcagcagccgctTCTGGGGAGGAGACAGGCCGGTCAGTCCGACCAGGCTTCCCGACTAACCTGCTTGATCCCGAGCACTCGTGAGGAGCTTCGCGGTGGAGGTGTGGAGCTCGCAGGCGACAGCAGCTCCAACAAAGGCGGAGCGCCGCGTCCTTCTGCCCCGCAGACCCCGCACGGCCAGGCGGCATCGAAACGGCTGCGTGGCCGCGACCTGCGGAAGCCTCACCCGCTAAAGCACGCATGCTGCCGGGAAAGCTAAATATTAACTGGTTCATGAAGAGGAGCGCGATCAACATGCGTGGAACAGCATCCGACCTGGAAAAGCCTTCAAACGCAGGTTGCGCTTCATGTTATGTTGACGCCGCAAAGACACGCAAATGAAAGAAACTCGAAGCTTTGGGTTTAAACACTTGACATACCGAACCGCCAACACGCAAGTAACGAATCTTAAACATCACGTAAAGTGTTGGAGGCCATCGTTTGTTACCTTTCAAATTTTCCGCCATGTTTTTCACACAGCCGCCAAAATAGAAGATTTCCGGGGTtgggcagctcctccagcacgcACAAGGGAGcggctgctgattggctgacgcTCGTCGTTCAGCCGTCTCATTGGCTCAgagctgtcatgtgacctgagatGACGCCCGTCAGCCGGAAGACAATAAAAGGTTGGTCGAACGGATTTTGAGGTCGAGGTTTGCAACAATATAATCGTAAAACTGTGATAAATAGCTTGGGTTTATTCACATTCACAGATATTATAAGGTACACGTATTTCACAGTAAACTTCGTCCTGGGAGCATAAAGTAGCACAAAGAAAGTTATACAGATTGCTTTAAATGCTGCTCAAAGCAACTTTAAAGTTGAACTCTTTGTACTCGGTTACACTGCGGTGTCCAGCACAGATCAGATGGTAACcttgcctctgcatcctcttccatctcctctgtcctctctccctacctTCATGTATCCTCTCACTGCGTTCATACGTCCAGTCTGGGGTCTTCCTCTCCAGCCTGGCAGCTGCATcctcagcatccatccatccatcctctccatccatccatccatccttcctcagcatccatccatccttcctcagcatccatcctctccatccatccatcctctccatccatccatcccctaAGATATTAGACTTCCGTCAACTCTGATGTGGTGAATTTGACCCATTTTCTTTCCATGTTTGTCTTCATCCGCTGGCCAACGTGCACGCTCTGATGCGCATGTGCGGATCATTGGTACCACCTGGGAGCTTGTCTGAGTCCAGCAGGCCCAACTGAGCCAGAACCCTTGGAGAGAGTTTAAATTTCAGCTGAACAATATTAAAGGTTGTTGTTGAatgattgaaagtgtttgtcGATGTTTTGGTCTGTTTAACGATCCAACGATTGTTATAAATGTGAGATTTAAGTTCTTAAAAGTCTGAGAAAATGACAACAGCACATAAAATCCAGTTCTGATCATTAAGTTCCAAATTTCTGACAGGAATTTAAGACTTGGTCTTTTATTCAAGGTCAGTGAATGAAACTGTGATCAGAGTGGATCACAGCACCAACGAGCAAATACCAGAGAAGAAGTGAAAGTGATGCTTCAGTGAAATGTTGGATCTGGCTGGAATCCACATTTTATTGTTTGTAATCCTGCAGATTTACTGACACTCAAATCCGTCCTCAACTGTGATCCAGATCCAGGCCTCCAGACCAGTTTAAAGGACTTGACGCAGGCCCTGGAAAGACCTCCATTCTTTTATTCTATTCTGCTGTAGTTCAGTCGTAGTTTCTCACACCACAGTGACGTCACTGGAGTTCTGCTGGGTCATTTCTGCTCTGACGCTGATGCGAgtcagatccagatccagaccAGCTTCCTCTGTACAGCTCGGTTTCGTTGCTTCACGTTTGGCTTGAGGGAAAAAGAAACCGTCCAAGGGCTCGTGCTCGATCCTGCATAAGGCGTCTTCACCAGCACTGAAGAACGTGGGATTTGAGGCACCGGAGAGACGGCAACCGGACCGGGCCTCCTCCGCCAGCAGCTGAAGCTTGTTTTGGGTCATGTGACTGTCTGTTTGAACAGCTCTGTCAGTCTGACACACGCTGATGGGCCCCTCCACAGCCTCCAAACTTGGCTCCACCTTACGGAAGGTGTGGCGAGCATAGAGGCCGATGCAGAACATCTCCACGATCACACAGTAGTGGTAGATCACTGGAGGGAGACGACAGGAAGAGCAAGGAATAAAGAACAACTCAAATTAGcaggtgaaagagaggagaggccgCGCCTGCTGGGACCTACTCTGCGATCTGGCCACCACAGAGAAGGGAGGCGTGCACGGGATGACCTCCAAAGCCCCCATCGTCTCCAGGATTCCACTCTGAAGACCACACAGCACCAGAACCACGATGATGCAGATGAACTTTGCTCTCAGTCCGTAGCCATGTAAAGAGCTCTTAGTGGCTTTGTAAAAAAGAAGGTAGCCATAGAATGAAAGGAAGGTGGAGGCGCCGATGATGGCGTTCACGTACACGTTAGGGTTGACCGAATCCACCTGGAGAACAGAGCCAGTTTATGGTGCAGCTGCACAATCTGTGACACTCACACGCACATCAGGACGCGCCACTCACATCTCCGTAGTCGTACTGCTCATCCGTCCACAGGACCAACATGACAAAAAAGAGGAGGCTGCGCACGAccgacagctgcagcacagccgCCACCATCCAACCGCGGCTGCCGCTGCACACAGGAGACAACCCACACAGGCCGGTCAGCACGCAGGAGACACACGGCTCCCGAGGCTGTGCTGGACAGGTCTACCTGTTGATGGCCACCATaggaagacagcagcagcagcaacaggggaAAGGGTCTGGAGAAACCTGCTGTCCGGCCAGAGCTGCCAACATACGAGCTTTGCCCCCAAAGAAGTCCTCGATCAGGCCCATGAATTTGATCAAGGTTATGGAATGATACCtgcagaacacagcagcagcgccaACCCGGTCAGAGTTCATCGTGAGGTCAGTCGCTCGACTTGATCAAACTCACAGCGCAGCCACGAAGTTACACAGTGATGATGAGCGCGGGACGAAGAGCGCCACCAGGGAGGTCACGGCCAAAacctgcaggagccagaagCGCACATGATTAGAGCGGCGCCACAGGACGGGCAGCGGTGTGTGAGCCGGACGCTACCGGGTACATCCCGAGTATCCACAGGTAGAACCATCGTCTTCGAGGAGAAGAGACGTGGCGCAGGAAAAAGCCCACCTCCTCCAGGAAGATCCCCAGTAAGATGACAGCCAGGCCGGCCGGGATGAGGAAGAGCCACAGTTCATCTTTTatggctgtcacacacacacacacacacacacacacacacacacacacacacacacacacacacacacacacacacacacacacactcgtgtttgATGGCACAGCTGCTCATAAAAAGCTTTTAACGGTTGTCTCAACCAGCAAAGATCCACGTTTACTgcagttgtgttttttaatcGGTCGGTGGAGGATTGCGACATCTTTACGGAGCCAAAACTATCTGGGGATGGCGGTTATGGCAGGAGAGTAACTAGAACTAACCCTTCAGCTTAAATAACCCTTGCCTTCTTACATTTGTCCTGGTACGTTCACGCCTCTCCAGCCTCACTCACCACTGAAGATCTGGGAGGACAGCGGAATCTCAGGCCCAAACCAGCTGCAGTTGCTCCCTTTCCTCATTCTAACATCACGGTCGGACTCCCGTCAGCAGAAACACATCCAATCTGTCCATGAAGCCAACGGCACCAGATCAGGCCGGAGGACTTCCCACTGGACCTGGTGAGCTTCCGTGttgagcagagtgtgtgtgtgtgcg is part of the Takifugu flavidus isolate HTHZ2018 chromosome 8, ASM371156v2, whole genome shotgun sequence genome and encodes:
- the LOC130529445 gene encoding histone-lysine N-methyltransferase SUV39H1-like isoform X3, producing MAENLKEAAAAGCSVPCKMPPEQLEDLCRRERLHCRDLGVSRANINHYEVEFLCDYKKTKDTELYMVKWKGYPESENSWEPKKNLKCPKLMKQFHLDLDQMLRRNKRHSVPKKLDKETVSFLTQKAKLHLSLQRWEAHLNQTRNHPGRIFVRNEVDLEGPPKNFTYINNYRVGPGIVLDEMAVGCECSSCWEEPVNGCCPGASLHRMAYNDRGQVRIRPGKPIYECNSQCKCGPECPNRVVQKGIQFDLCIFKTDNGRGWGVRTLQHIKKNTFVMEYVGEIISTDEAERRGHVYDRQGSTYLFDLDYVEDVYTVDAAHQGNVSHFVNHSLTQLTLKAPKWTPVLVSRVSRVLRKRGFGWNVDVARTPVGNTCSEDTWTPRLHLSTCTNLYSSFM
- the LOC130529445 gene encoding histone-lysine N-methyltransferase SUV39H1-like isoform X2, whose translation is MAENLKEAAAAGCSVPCKMPPEQLEDLCRRERLHCRDLGVSRANINHYEVEFLCDYKKTKDTELYMVKWKGYPESENSWEPKKNLKCPKLMKQFHLDLDQMLRRNKRHSVPKKLDKETVSFLTQKAKLHLSLQRWEAHLNQTRNHPGRIFVRNEVDLEGPPKNFTYINNYRVGPGIVLDEMAVGCECSSCWEEPVNGCCPGASLHRMAYNDRGQVRIRPGKPIYECNSQCKCGPECPNRVVQKGIQFDLCIFKTDNGRGWGVRTLQHIKKNTFVMEYVGEIISTDEAERRGHVYDRQGSTYLFDLDYVEDVYTVDAAHQGNVSHFVNHSVFNVFVDNIDERLPRIALFSTRSIRAGEELTFDYKMQIDPVDTESTKMDSSFGLAGLTSSPKKRIRVECRCGSDSCRKYLF
- the LOC130529445 gene encoding histone-lysine N-methyltransferase SUV39H1-like isoform X1, whose product is MAENLKEAAAAGCSVPCKMPPEQLEDLCRRERLHCRDLGVSRANINHYEVEFLCDYKKTKDTELYMVKWKGYPESENSWEPKKNLKCPKLMKQFHLDLDQMLRRNKRHSVPKKLDKETVSFLTQKAKLHLSLQRWEAHLNQTRNHPGRIFVRNEVDLEGPPKNFTYINNYRVGPGIVLDEMAVGCECSSCWEEPVNGCCPGASLHRMAYNDRGQVRIRPGKPIYECNSQCKCGPECPNRVVQKGIQFDLCIFKTDNGRGWGVRTLQHIKKNTFVMEYVGEIISTDEAERRGHVYDRQGSTYLFDLDYVEDVYTVDAAHQGNVSHFVNHSCNPNLQVFNVFVDNIDERLPRIALFSTRSIRAGEELTFDYKMQIDPVDTESTKMDSSFGLAGLTSSPKKRIRVECRCGSDSCRKYLF
- the si:dkey-16n15.6 gene encoding organic solute transporter subunit alpha gives rise to the protein MRKGSNCSWFGPEIPLSSQIFSAIKDELWLFLIPAGLAVILLGIFLEEVGFFLRHVSSPRRRWFYLWILGMYPVLAVTSLVALFVPRSSSLCNFVAALYHSITLIKFMGLIEDFFGGKARMLAALAGQQVSPDPFPCCCCCCLPMVAINSGSRGWMVAAVLQLSVVRSLLFFVMLVLWTDEQYDYGDVDSVNPNVYVNAIIGASTFLSFYGYLLFYKATKSSLHGYGLRAKFICIIVVLVLCGLQSGILETMGALEVIPCTPPFSVVARSQMIYHYCVIVEMFCIGLYARHTFRKVEPSLEAVEGPISVCQTDRAVQTDSHMTQNKLQLLAEEARSGCRLSGASNPTFFSAGEDALCRIEHEPLDGFFFPQAKREATKPSCTEEAGLDLDLTRISVRAEMTQQNSSDVTVV
- the LOC130529445 gene encoding histone-lysine N-methyltransferase SUV39H1-like isoform X4 produces the protein MAENLKEAAAAGCSVPCKMPPEQLEDLCRRERLHCRDLGVSRANINHYEVEFLCDYKKTKDTELYMVKWKGYPESENSWEPKKNLKCPKLMKQFHLDLDQMLRRNKRHSVPKKLDKETVSFLTQKAKLHLSLQRWEAHLNQTRNHPGRIFVRNEVDLEGPPKNFTYINNYRVGPGIVLDEMAVGCECSSCWEEPVNGCCPGASLHRMAYNDRGQVRIRPGKPIYECNSQCKCGPECPNRVVQKGIQFDLCIFKTDNGRGWGVRTLQHIKKNTFVMEYVGEIISTDEAERRGHVYDRQGSTYLFDLDYVEDVYTVDAAHQGNVSHFVNHS